Proteins from one Telopea speciosissima isolate NSW1024214 ecotype Mountain lineage chromosome 1, Tspe_v1, whole genome shotgun sequence genomic window:
- the LOC122659203 gene encoding uncharacterized protein LOC122659203 isoform X1, translating into MADGLHNELFSSLITDIKTYTGKDPLLPWLRGVRKMKESLPTQLLKGKLPRFLQKCAQTFEADRCYRNDLRYLRVWIQLLDFVHDPRALLKTMEANRIGTKLALFYQAYALYYEKLKKFEDAEKMYHLGVQNLAEPANELQKLYEQFLHRMELYKKRKSREGRTALRLLDTRTVPAHSREIEETKEDSSRLESRKLGACSGTALLKAENSNKNAQSKKIVEESSPDIMRGKSDSEAHFQRSHLEVLVECCDTGISSDFSPKREVMGTVGPKSSIKHQESNYVESDNPSTVYIEDTIVVKYVDTAIVGKSGPEDACHNGLVDPTINMKEAMNAINCMFREPLEPEPVAVGRRRSHRTQPRLNQAVSNEFEVFIDEGLDNGVVLFDQRVEKDCSLPLDSVHTTNQTSLKKNGRFETTKPVQEPFKIFVDDECDFEGGDSKDKNNNLAHHAVQHPSGNTMEQAVQEPFKIFVDDECDVEGGDSKDENNKLSHHVAQHPSGNTLLPAPCVNAFQFPCPNDLLSNGSCNQDIGSSTNLKFQDDTVVCRFVGSNLDEPEVENACHHGLVEPTINLKEAMDDINSMFGKPLHFVKFNRSKKQCKVSDGKRDHNGFFILSDEDVEDEPKVKAPSRSSSKLGRDFDLFEPTAVTKEAMSEINEMFGKQLDF; encoded by the exons ATGGCGGATGGGCTTCACAATGAACTCTTCTCTTCGTTGATCACTGATATAAAGACCTACACAGGCAAAGACCCTCTTCTCCCATGGCTCCG AGGAGTTCGAAAGATGAAGGAATCTCTCCCTACTCAGCTTCTCAAGGGGAAGCTCCCCCGATTCCTACAGAAATGCGCTCAAACCTTCGAGGCTGATCGGTGTTACCGGAATGACTTGCGATATCTTCGTGTTTGGATACAACTG TTGGATTTTGTGCATGATCCTCGGGCACTTTTGAAGACGATGGAGGCGAACCGGATTGGAACAAAGCTGGCCCTATTTTATCAAGCCTATGCTCTGTACTATGAGAAGCTCAAGAAATTTGAGGATGCAGAGAAGATGTACCATTTGGGGGTTCAGAA CCTCGCAGAGCCTGCTAATGAGTTGCAGAAGTTGTATGAGCAATTCCTTCATCGTATGGAGCtctacaagaaaaggaaaagcagG GAAGGAAGAACTGCCTTGAGGCTCCTGGATACTAGGACCGTCCCTGCCCATTCCAGAGAGATTGAAGAAACCAAAGAAGATAGCAGCAGGTTGGAAAGTAGGAAATTAGGAGCATGCTCTGGGACTGCATTACTCAAAGCAGAGAATAGCAACAAAAATGCTCAGAGCAAGAAGATAGTAGAAGAAAGCTCTCCTGATATCATGAGGGGGAAATCAGATTCCGAGGCTCACTTTCAACGTAGCCATCTTGAGGTTTTAGTAGAATGCTGTGATACTGGAATATCCAGTGATTTTTCTCCAAAGAGGGAAGTCATGGGAACTGTGGGCCCCAAAAGCTCCATAAAGCACCAAGAGTCCAATTATGTGGAATCAGATAATCCAAGCACAGTCTACATTGAAGACACAATTGTGGTGAAGTATGTAGATACTGCAATAGTCGGGAAGTCCGGACCTGAAGATGCCTGCCATAATGGTTTGGTAGATCCAACAATCAACATGAAGGAAGCCATGAATGCCATTAACTGCATGTTTCGGGAGCCTTTGGAGCCAGAACCAGTGGCAGTGGGTAGGAGAAGATCACATAGAACCCAACCCAGATTAAATCAGGCTGTTAGCAATGAATTTGAGGTGTTTATTGATGAAGGCTTGGATAATGGGGTTGTGTTATTTGATCAGAGAGTGGAAAAGGATTGTTCACTTCCGTTGGACTCTGTGCATACTACAAACCAGACATCACTAAAGAAAAACGGCAGATTTGAAACAACGAAGCCTGTTCAAGAACCCTTCAAAATATTTGTTGATGATGAGTGTGACTTTGAGGGAGGTGACAGCAAAGACAAGAACAATAATTTAGCACACCATGCGGTCCAGCATCCTTCTGGAAATACTATGGAGCAGGCTGTTCAAGAACCCTTCAAAATATTTGTTGATGATGAGTGTGACGTTGAGGGCGGTGACAGCAAAGACGAGAACAATAAATTATCACACCATGTGGCCCAGCATCCTTCTGGAAATACTCTGTTACCTGCTCCATGTGTAAATGCATTTCAATTTCCATGTCCAAATGATCTCTTATCCAATGGCTCTTGTAATCAGGACATAGGGAGCTCAACCAACTTGAAATTCCAGGACGATACAGTTGTTTGTAGGTTTGTGGGGTCTAATTTGGATGAGCCAGAGGTGGAGAATGCGTGCCACCATGGATTAGTAGAACCTACAATTAACTTGAAGGAGGCTATGGACGACATAAACAGCATGTTTGGAAAACCTCTACATTTTGTGAAGTTCAACAGATCAAAGAAACAGTGTAAAGTATCAGATGGTAAGAGGGACCACAATGGGTTTTTCATTCTGTCTGATGAGGACGTAGAAGATGAACCAAAAGTAAAAGCACCATCGAGATCGTCTAGCAAATTGGGCAGGGATTTTGATTTATTTGAGCCAACTGCTGTTACAAAGGAGGCCATGTCTGAGATAAATGAGATGTTTGGAAAGCAACTGGATTTTTAG
- the LOC122646972 gene encoding non-classical arabinogalactan protein 30 produces MANQQLITVLSLLLLLPLAFTSVAAGHVEYLPLETNIDVAVEGTVYCQSCDHHGTWSLTKAEPIPAANVSIICKDHKNRVSFYKVSTTDKSGYFYEILKGFTMKHYILDHPLHGCTVHPVSSPLANCRLVTNINYGLDGASFRYEDKRLFGTNYEAVVYTAGPLAFRPAHCPPKIHY; encoded by the coding sequence ATGGCAAACCAACAGCTCATTACCGTTCTCTCATTGCTTCTCTTACTTCCTTTGGCTTTCACTTCTGTAGCTGCTGGTCATGTAGAATACTTACCCTTAGAGACCAACATAGATGTGGCTGTAGAAGGTACAGTTTACTGCCAGAGCTGTGATCATCATGGGACATGGTCATTGACTAAGGCTGAACCGATCCCTGCTGCAAATGTAAGTATTATTTGCAAAGATCACAAGAATAGAGTGAGCTTCTACAAGGTTTCTACAACTGATAAGTCTGGATATTTCTATGAGATCCTTAAAGGTTTCACAATGAAACATTATATCTTGGACCATCCCCTTCATGGATGCACTGTGCACCCTGTTTCATCTCCCCTTGCCAATTGCAGACTTGTCACCAACATCAACTATGGTCTTGATGGCGCATCATTTCGTTATGAGGACAAGAGATTGTTTGGAACAAACTATGAGGCTGTGGTGTATACTGCTGGTCCGTTAGCTTTCCGCCCAGCCCATTGCCCTCCAAAGATTCACTACTGA
- the LOC122648673 gene encoding inactive receptor-like serine/threonine-protein kinase At2g40270 yields MGERWRLDKFRSRVVVLLLMCLFNHNWELCLSLNEEGLALLRFREGVATDPFGALSNWNDDDGLNDPCSWFGVECSDGKVVVLNLKDLCLGGTLAPELGNLIHIKSIILRNNLFYGVIPKEFGELKELEVLDMGFNNFSGTLSFDIGDNLSPGILLLDNNSLEGISPEIHELNMLSELQVDESQLLDTAQGTSCRRRSTAQSNAKSGNVAQRSLLQVPDNSTTSQTHLPHQKNPSPSEWPSPASLSTPSHSPSPSPAASPNSISLTPASSPALTPDLSSPSPADPPIFVPAPTPSFSAPVPSPSESPAQSPSPSIAQPPSVTSAQTSSESPAASSKSNHKIVILVASIGAFFFILVVATGFLLCRNNKVVTVKPWATGLSGQLQKAFVTGVPKLGRSELQTACEDFSNIIGSSSNGTIYKGTLSSGVEIAVVSTVVMSTKDWSKNFEAQFRKKVDTLSKVNHKNFANHIGYCEEEEPFTRMMVFEYAPNGTLFEHLHIKEAEHLDWGARLRIAMGMAYCLEYMHQLNPPVVHENLNSSTIYLTEDYAAKISDFDFWHEVVVTSQVGSAATDLLDTPSSNPESNVYSFGVVLLEMITGRLPYSAESGKLVGWASIYLRGEQPCKDMIDPMLKSFQENEIDKLCAVIASCIHPDPKQRPTMREVVGQLREITALGPDGAVPKLSPLWWAELEILSTEAC; encoded by the exons ATGGGTGAGCGGTGGAGACTCGATAAGTTCAGGTCTCGCGTGGTGGTGTTGCTGTTGATGTGCTTGTTCAATCATAATTGGGAGTTATGTTTATCTCTTAATGAAGAAG GTTTGGCACTGTTGAGATTTCGAGAGGGAGTGGCGACAGATCCTTTTGGTGCTCTATCGAAttggaatgatgatgatggactCAATGATCCCTGTTCCTGGTTCGGAGTTGAGTGCTCCGACGGTAAAGTTGTGGTTTT GAACTTGAAAGATCTTTGTCTTGGAGGAACACTAGCCCCTGAACTTGGGAATCTTATTCACATAAAGTCTAT CATCTTACGCAATAATTTATTTTATGGTGTCATTCCTAAAGAATTTGGAGAACTTAAGGAGCTGGAGGTGTTAGATATGGGATTTAATAACTTCAGTGGAACACTTTCATTTGACATTGGCGACAACCTATCCCCGGGAATCCT TTTACTCGACAACAACTCTCTCGAAGGCATTTCTCCTGAGATTCATGAGCTTAATATGCTTTCTGAACTTCAGGTAGATGAGAGCCAGCTACTTGATACTGCTCAAGGAACATCATGCCGAAGAAGATCCACTGCACA GAGCAATGCCAAATCTGGAAATGTAGCGCAAAGGAGCCTGCTACAGGTGCCAGATAATTCTACCACCTCCCAAACCCACCTGCCCCACCAAAAAAATCCATCTCCCTCAGAGTGGCCTTCACCAGCCTCATTATCAACTCCATCACATTCTCCATCACCTTCCCCAGCAGCATCTCCTAATAGCATCTCTCTAACACCCGCATCCTCACCTGCTCTAACACCAGATTTATCTTCCCCTAGTCCAGCAGATCCACCTATCTTTGTTCCTGCACCAACACCATCCTTTTCTGCTCCAGTTCCTTCCCCTTCAGAAAGCCCTGCCCAATCTCCTTCACCAAGCATTGCCCAGCCTCCTTCTGTAACTTCTGCTCAAACATCTTCTGAAAGCCCAGCTGCaagttccaaatcaaatcacAAAATTGTAATTCTGGTTGCATCCATAGGggctttctttttcattttagttGTGGCCACCGGTTTTCTCCTCTGTCGAAACAATAAGGTGGTCACTGTCAAACCTTGGGCCACGGGGTTAAGTGGGCAGCTGCAGAAAGCATTTGTAACAG GTGTACCAAAACTAGGGCGATCAGAGCTACAAACTGCTTGTGAAGATTTCAGTAATATAATTGGTTCCTCATCAAATGGCACAATATACAAAGGGACGCTATCGAGTGGAGTTGAAATAGCTGTGGTATCTACTGTAGTGATGTCTACTAAGGATTGGTCAAAGAATTTTGAGGCCCAGTTCAGGAAAAAG GTAGACACATTGTCAAAAGTGAACCACAAGAATTTTGCGAACCATATTGGGTATTGCGAGGAAGAGGAACCTTTCACAAGGATGATGGTTTTTGAGTATGCTCCGAATGGTACACTCTTTGAGCATCTACACA TAAAAGAAGCAGAGCACTTGGACTGGGGGGCACGGTTGAGGATCGCAATGGGAATGGCATACTGCCTGGAGTACATGCACCAACTGAACCCACCTGTAGTTCATGAGAATCTGAACTCATCCACAATCTACTTGACTGAAGACTATGCTgccaaaatttcagattttgattTCTGGCATGAAGTAGTAGTAACTTCCCAAGTGGGATCAGctgccacagatctgttggataCACCATCATCCAATCCAGAGAGTAATGTGTATAGTTTTGGGGTAGTACTATTGGAAATGATAACAGGTAGGCTCCCGTACTCGGCAGAGAGTGGAAAACTTGTGGGGTGGGCATCGATCTATTTGAGAGGAGAGCAGCCCTGCAAAGACATGATAGATCCGATGCTGAAATCTTTCCAAGAAAATGAGATTGATAAACTTTGTGCAGTTATAGCTTCTTGCATACATCCTGACCCAAAGCAGAGACCTACAATGAGAGAGGTTGTTGGCCAATTAAGAGAGATTACAGCACTCGGACCTGATGGAGCAGTACCAAAACTATCTCCTCTTTGGTGGGCAGAACTTGAGATTCTGTCCACAGAGGCATGCTAA
- the LOC122659203 gene encoding uncharacterized protein LOC122659203 isoform X2 has translation MEANRIGTKLALFYQAYALYYEKLKKFEDAEKMYHLGVQNLAEPANELQKLYEQFLHRMELYKKRKSREGRTALRLLDTRTVPAHSREIEETKEDSSRLESRKLGACSGTALLKAENSNKNAQSKKIVEESSPDIMRGKSDSEAHFQRSHLEVLVECCDTGISSDFSPKREVMGTVGPKSSIKHQESNYVESDNPSTVYIEDTIVVKYVDTAIVGKSGPEDACHNGLVDPTINMKEAMNAINCMFREPLEPEPVAVGRRRSHRTQPRLNQAVSNEFEVFIDEGLDNGVVLFDQRVEKDCSLPLDSVHTTNQTSLKKNGRFETTKPVQEPFKIFVDDECDFEGGDSKDKNNNLAHHAVQHPSGNTMEQAVQEPFKIFVDDECDVEGGDSKDENNKLSHHVAQHPSGNTLLPAPCVNAFQFPCPNDLLSNGSCNQDIGSSTNLKFQDDTVVCRFVGSNLDEPEVENACHHGLVEPTINLKEAMDDINSMFGKPLHFVKFNRSKKQCKVSDGKRDHNGFFILSDEDVEDEPKVKAPSRSSSKLGRDFDLFEPTAVTKEAMSEINEMFGKQLDF, from the exons ATGGAGGCGAACCGGATTGGAACAAAGCTGGCCCTATTTTATCAAGCCTATGCTCTGTACTATGAGAAGCTCAAGAAATTTGAGGATGCAGAGAAGATGTACCATTTGGGGGTTCAGAA CCTCGCAGAGCCTGCTAATGAGTTGCAGAAGTTGTATGAGCAATTCCTTCATCGTATGGAGCtctacaagaaaaggaaaagcagG GAAGGAAGAACTGCCTTGAGGCTCCTGGATACTAGGACCGTCCCTGCCCATTCCAGAGAGATTGAAGAAACCAAAGAAGATAGCAGCAGGTTGGAAAGTAGGAAATTAGGAGCATGCTCTGGGACTGCATTACTCAAAGCAGAGAATAGCAACAAAAATGCTCAGAGCAAGAAGATAGTAGAAGAAAGCTCTCCTGATATCATGAGGGGGAAATCAGATTCCGAGGCTCACTTTCAACGTAGCCATCTTGAGGTTTTAGTAGAATGCTGTGATACTGGAATATCCAGTGATTTTTCTCCAAAGAGGGAAGTCATGGGAACTGTGGGCCCCAAAAGCTCCATAAAGCACCAAGAGTCCAATTATGTGGAATCAGATAATCCAAGCACAGTCTACATTGAAGACACAATTGTGGTGAAGTATGTAGATACTGCAATAGTCGGGAAGTCCGGACCTGAAGATGCCTGCCATAATGGTTTGGTAGATCCAACAATCAACATGAAGGAAGCCATGAATGCCATTAACTGCATGTTTCGGGAGCCTTTGGAGCCAGAACCAGTGGCAGTGGGTAGGAGAAGATCACATAGAACCCAACCCAGATTAAATCAGGCTGTTAGCAATGAATTTGAGGTGTTTATTGATGAAGGCTTGGATAATGGGGTTGTGTTATTTGATCAGAGAGTGGAAAAGGATTGTTCACTTCCGTTGGACTCTGTGCATACTACAAACCAGACATCACTAAAGAAAAACGGCAGATTTGAAACAACGAAGCCTGTTCAAGAACCCTTCAAAATATTTGTTGATGATGAGTGTGACTTTGAGGGAGGTGACAGCAAAGACAAGAACAATAATTTAGCACACCATGCGGTCCAGCATCCTTCTGGAAATACTATGGAGCAGGCTGTTCAAGAACCCTTCAAAATATTTGTTGATGATGAGTGTGACGTTGAGGGCGGTGACAGCAAAGACGAGAACAATAAATTATCACACCATGTGGCCCAGCATCCTTCTGGAAATACTCTGTTACCTGCTCCATGTGTAAATGCATTTCAATTTCCATGTCCAAATGATCTCTTATCCAATGGCTCTTGTAATCAGGACATAGGGAGCTCAACCAACTTGAAATTCCAGGACGATACAGTTGTTTGTAGGTTTGTGGGGTCTAATTTGGATGAGCCAGAGGTGGAGAATGCGTGCCACCATGGATTAGTAGAACCTACAATTAACTTGAAGGAGGCTATGGACGACATAAACAGCATGTTTGGAAAACCTCTACATTTTGTGAAGTTCAACAGATCAAAGAAACAGTGTAAAGTATCAGATGGTAAGAGGGACCACAATGGGTTTTTCATTCTGTCTGATGAGGACGTAGAAGATGAACCAAAAGTAAAAGCACCATCGAGATCGTCTAGCAAATTGGGCAGGGATTTTGATTTATTTGAGCCAACTGCTGTTACAAAGGAGGCCATGTCTGAGATAAATGAGATGTTTGGAAAGCAACTGGATTTTTAG